The Verrucomicrobiota bacterium genome has a segment encoding these proteins:
- a CDS encoding MFS transporter has translation MDNAERTAITFRHEQWRAVTTGMLETAGATFLLLIAVRWFQAGALAKGLVAGGGSMGLLATPLTVWLVSRRGWAASKAAACLSLAGAACCLVMAVFPVLPVFVLGSMLATASAAAGIPLLTQIYQENYPDDRRGKLFSRTIMIRIAVAAIFSDLAGRALSHDLGHFQWLLVTFALAFLGTAFCLNRIPSRPLTNDGGAHPFHSLRFAKEDALFRRTLICWMLMGSANLMMLPLRIEYLANPKYKLALAVSTIALLTGVIPNVARLCLSPLWGWLFDRMNFFTLRIVLNLGFAVGILAFFTSNTMTGLVLGAIVFGISNAGGDVAWSLWVTKLAPPERVADYMSVHTFFTGVRGVLAPLIAFPLAAQLSLMWLAALCTGLIVLASVLLLPEIKFGKTMRKGTALVEEVAD, from the coding sequence GTGGATAATGCGGAGAGAACGGCCATCACGTTCCGCCATGAGCAATGGCGGGCGGTGACCACGGGCATGCTGGAAACGGCCGGCGCGACCTTTTTGCTATTGATCGCCGTGCGCTGGTTCCAGGCGGGCGCGCTGGCCAAAGGGTTGGTGGCCGGCGGCGGCAGCATGGGTCTGCTGGCCACACCGTTGACGGTCTGGCTGGTGAGCCGGCGCGGCTGGGCGGCGTCCAAGGCGGCCGCCTGCTTGTCCCTGGCCGGGGCCGCGTGTTGTCTGGTCATGGCCGTTTTTCCCGTTCTGCCGGTATTTGTGCTGGGCAGCATGCTGGCCACGGCGTCGGCCGCCGCCGGCATTCCCTTGCTGACGCAGATTTACCAGGAGAATTACCCGGATGACCGGCGGGGCAAGCTGTTTTCCAGAACCATCATGATTCGGATCGCGGTCGCCGCCATTTTCAGCGATCTGGCCGGGCGGGCGCTCAGCCATGATTTGGGGCATTTCCAATGGTTGCTGGTCACGTTTGCGCTCGCGTTTCTCGGGACGGCGTTTTGCCTCAACCGCATCCCCTCGCGGCCCCTGACCAACGATGGCGGCGCGCACCCGTTTCACTCGTTGCGTTTTGCCAAAGAGGACGCCTTGTTCCGGCGCACGCTGATCTGCTGGATGTTGATGGGCTCGGCCAATCTCATGATGTTGCCGTTGCGCATCGAGTATCTGGCTAATCCCAAGTATAAGCTCGCCCTGGCGGTGAGCACCATTGCCTTGTTGACGGGGGTGATCCCCAACGTGGCACGACTCTGCCTGAGCCCGCTCTGGGGCTGGCTGTTTGATCGCATGAACTTTTTTACCCTGCGGATCGTGTTGAACCTCGGCTTTGCGGTGGGCATTCTGGCATTTTTCACCAGCAACACCATGACCGGGCTGGTTCTGGGGGCGATTGTATTTGGCATCTCCAATGCGGGCGGGGATGTGGCTTGGAGTTTATGGGTTACCAAGCTGGCCCCGCCGGAACGGGTGGCGGATTATATGTCGGTCCATACGTTTTTTACGGGGGTCCGGGGGGTACTGGCGCCGTTGATCGCCTTCCCGCTGGCGGCCCAGTTATCCCTGATGTGGCTGGCGGCCCTCTGCACGGGATTGATCGTGCTGGCCAGTGTATTACTATTACCCGAGATTAAATTCGGCAAAACCATGCGCAAAGGCACCGCTCTGGTTGAAGAAGTCGCGGATTGA
- a CDS encoding response regulator: MKTALLIDNDEVSRGLIGKLLRQDGWHLLQSETGEKGVALATQYRPDLVICDLSLPGFTGFQVCRTLRENRELANTRLVVTSVRDYPADRQGAMEAGAQAYLTKPIDSVLLTRIIEKVMRPDLGVAAAEHVPMTAPGQPTSIRFWGVRGSIPTPGPETVHYGGNTSCVEVRGEGELIILDAGSGIRPLGLSLLKEFQDKPMELTILITHTHWDHIQGFPFFVPAYQPRNSVHILGYEGARHGLEETLSGQMESPYFPIGFKQMPGNIAIRELNDLNFMAGNVRVKAAYMHHPGICVGYRLFLHDGSITYIPDNEPYLRMKSYPTTRGDGSSAETLAYARTQDEKLTEFIAGSDVLIMDSQYDAQEYASHAGWGHSCLDDTVALAIQGGVKKLFLFHHDPGHDDKKIDALVVHARELAAKAGAKIQIEAAREGVELRLSEPLPAGKTAKRGKKAEPSFSAEIS, from the coding sequence ATGAAAACCGCTTTGCTGATAGACAACGATGAAGTCTCACGCGGACTGATTGGCAAGCTCTTGAGACAGGACGGCTGGCACTTACTCCAATCAGAAACCGGTGAGAAGGGTGTCGCTTTGGCGACCCAATATCGTCCGGATTTGGTGATTTGCGACCTGTCCCTGCCGGGTTTCACTGGCTTTCAAGTTTGCCGTACCCTGCGGGAAAATCGGGAACTGGCCAACACTCGATTGGTGGTTACCAGCGTTCGGGATTATCCCGCCGACCGGCAGGGTGCCATGGAAGCCGGCGCCCAAGCGTATTTGACCAAACCCATTGATTCCGTGCTGCTAACGCGGATTATCGAAAAAGTCATGCGGCCCGACCTGGGAGTGGCCGCAGCGGAACATGTCCCCATGACTGCGCCGGGCCAACCCACCAGCATCCGGTTCTGGGGGGTGCGCGGCTCAATCCCCACGCCGGGACCGGAAACGGTCCATTACGGCGGCAACACCTCGTGTGTCGAGGTGCGGGGCGAAGGTGAACTGATCATTCTGGATGCCGGGTCGGGAATCCGGCCGCTGGGGCTTTCGCTCCTGAAGGAGTTCCAGGACAAGCCAATGGAATTGACGATTCTGATCACGCATACCCACTGGGATCACATCCAGGGTTTCCCGTTTTTCGTGCCCGCGTACCAGCCCCGAAACAGCGTTCATATTCTGGGTTATGAAGGGGCCCGGCATGGCCTCGAGGAAACCTTATCCGGGCAAATGGAGAGTCCTTATTTCCCGATCGGTTTCAAACAGATGCCGGGTAACATCGCCATCCGGGAACTAAACGATTTGAACTTCATGGCCGGAAATGTGCGGGTCAAGGCGGCGTACATGCACCATCCCGGCATCTGCGTTGGCTACCGGCTTTTCCTGCACGACGGCTCGATCACCTATATTCCCGATAACGAGCCGTATTTGCGCATGAAGTCGTATCCCACCACCAGAGGCGACGGCAGTTCCGCCGAAACCCTCGCCTACGCCCGGACCCAAGATGAAAAATTGACCGAGTTTATTGCTGGTTCCGATGTGTTGATCATGGATTCGCAATATGACGCGCAGGAATATGCCAGCCACGCTGGCTGGGGGCACAGTTGCCTGGATGACACCGTGGCGCTGGCCATTCAGGGCGGCGTCAAGAAATTGTTCCTGTTTCACCATGATCCAGGGCACGACGATAAAAAAATCGACGCCTTGGTGGTACATGCACGGGAATTGGCCGCCAAAGCGGG